Proteins encoded in a region of the Diospyros lotus cultivar Yz01 chromosome 9, ASM1463336v1, whole genome shotgun sequence genome:
- the LOC127810583 gene encoding transcription factor MYB114-like, which translates to MEEIVPLGVRKGAWTEEEDKLLKQCIEKHGEGKWHQVPQKAGLNRCRKSCRLRWLNYLRPNIKRGSFTEDEVDLFVRLHKLLGNRWSLIAGRLPGRTSNDVKNYWNTHLRKNKDKVLKAQSADKETTKTKTKTIRPQPRTFPQNIPWMRSKTPVIVEDIRTREDDPLTPEINSSLLESQAKDDDHITFLEDIGPFKEAFMGQWSDGLCVTPGLEAIGESSAQEQLMSYDWSDILMDIADVDLCDLLGDEEQPAI; encoded by the exons ATGGAGGAAATAGTTCCTCTGGGAGTGAGGAAAGGTGCATGGACCGAGGAAGAAGACAAACTTCTCAAGCAGTGCATTGAGAAGCATGGAGAAGGAAAATGGCACCAAGTCCCTCAAAAAGCtg GATTAAACAGATGCAGGAAAAGTTGCAGATTGAGATGGCTCAACTATCTGAGGCCAAACATAAAGAGAGGGAGCTTTACTGAAGATGAAGTTGATCTTTTTGTCAGGCTTCATAAGCTGCTAGGCAACAG ATGGTCACTAATTGCGGGTAGGCTTCCGGGGAGAACATCAAATGATGTGAAGAACTACTGGAACACCCACCTGCGGAAGAACAAAGACAAAGTACTGAAAGCTCAAAGCGCCGACAAGGAGacaaccaaaaccaaaaccaaaaccataaGACCTCAGCCTCGGACCTTCCCCCAAAATATCCCGTGGATGAGGAGCAAAACCCCCGTTATTGTGGAAGATATCCGAACAAGAGAAGACGATCCCCTCACGCCGGAAATTAACAGTAGTCTTCTTGAATCCCAAGCTAAAGATGATGATCATATCACATTCTTGGAAGATATTGGGCCATTTAAAGAGGCTTTTATGGGGCAGTGGAGTGATGGTCTGTGTGTGACACCTGGTTTAGAGGCGATCGGCGAAAGTTCGGCTCAGGAGCAACTGATGAGTTATGATTGGAGCGACATTCTTATGGATATCGCCGACGTCGACCTTTGTGATCTTTTGGGAGATGAAGAGCAACCAGCAATCTAG
- the LOC127810581 gene encoding transcription factor MYB1-like — protein sequence MEEIVPLGVRKGAWTEEEDKLLKQFIEKHGEGKWHQVPQKAGLNRCRKSCRLRWLNYLRPNIKRGSFTEDEVDLFVRLHKLLGNRWSLIAGRLPGRTPNDVKNYWNTHLRKNKDIVLKAQSADKETTKTKTIRPQPRTFPKNLPWMRSKTPVIMEDIRTRENDPLTAGPSPTPEINSSLVESQVKDDDIVTFLEDIGPFEEAFMGQWSDGLCVRPGLEAIGERSAHEQLMSYDWSDILMDIADVDLCDLLGDEEQPAI from the exons ATGGAGGAAATAGTTCCCCTCGGAGTGAGGAAAGGTGCATGGACCGAGGAAGAAGACAAACTTCTCAAGCAGTTCATTGAAAAGCATGGAGAAGGAAAATGGCACCAAGTCCCTCAAAAAGCtg GATTAAACAGATGCAGGAAAAGTTGCAGACTGAGATGGCTCAACTATCTGAGGCCAAACATAAAGAGAGGGAGCTTTACTGAAGATGAAGTTGATCTTTTTGTCAGGCTTCACAAACTGCTAGGCAACAG ATGGTCACTAATTGCGGGTAGGCTTCCGGGTAGAACACCAAATGATGTGAAGAACTACTGGAACACCCACCTGCGGAAGAACAAAGACATAGTACTGAAAGCTCAAAGCGCCGACAAGGAGAcgactaaaaccaaaaccataaGACCTCAGCCTCGGACCTTCCCGAAAAATCTCCCGTGGATGAGGAGCAAAACCCCCGTTATTATGGAAGATATCCGAACAAGAGAAAACGATCCCCTCACCGCCGGGCCATCTCCAACGCCAGAAATTAACAGTAGTCTTGTTGAATCCCAAGTTAAAGATGATGATATTGTCACATTCTTGGAAGATATTGGGCCATTTGAAGAGGCTTTTATGGGGCAGTGGAGTGATGGTCTGTGTGTGAGACCTGGTTTAGAGGCGATCGGCGAACGTTCGGCTCATGAGCAACTGATGAGTTATGATTGGAGCGACATTCTTATGGATATCGCCGACGTCGACCTTTGTGATCTTTTGGGAGATGAAGAGCAGCCAGCAATCTAG